Proteins from one Staphylococcus saprophyticus subsp. saprophyticus ATCC 15305 = NCTC 7292 genomic window:
- a CDS encoding M50 family metallopeptidase, with the protein MTKIQAFFSSTIQLNLIWVLIIALIYIIIHTYRYKSVNQILDIYLNYIPVLTHEFGHILFNKISGGKAKDLVIVAKPSERIETSQQGFAITQSKSSLGQAITTFGGYIMPPLMLLLGFLALENQYPSLFITAYLIIFIYFLALTSRKLVPILIVLLLIALLYFLFQSDNQQMMLYIVSISYHFILGVLLGEVLQSSWTIFKLTFSLQNVSWDGTTLKELTHLPTALFSLIWIAINLFTIYHLLQSYFSF; encoded by the coding sequence ATGACAAAAATACAAGCATTTTTTAGTTCTACAATACAACTCAACTTAATTTGGGTTCTGATTATCGCATTAATTTATATCATCATTCATACTTACAGATATAAATCTGTAAATCAGATACTCGATATTTATTTAAATTATATCCCAGTACTAACGCATGAATTTGGCCATATCTTATTCAATAAAATAAGTGGTGGTAAAGCAAAAGATTTAGTTATTGTTGCTAAACCTTCAGAACGTATAGAAACTTCTCAACAAGGATTTGCGATTACTCAATCTAAATCATCGTTAGGTCAAGCTATCACAACATTTGGCGGTTACATCATGCCACCATTAATGTTGCTTTTAGGTTTTTTAGCGCTAGAAAATCAATACCCTAGTTTATTTATTACTGCTTACTTAATCATTTTCATTTATTTTCTAGCATTAACATCAAGAAAATTAGTCCCTATTTTAATTGTCTTATTACTCATCGCTTTATTATATTTTTTATTCCAAAGTGATAATCAACAAATGATGCTTTATATCGTCTCTATTAGCTATCATTTTATTTTAGGTGTGCTACTTGGCGAAGTACTCCAATCATCTTGGACGATTTTTAAGCTAACATTTTCACTTCAAAATGTCTCATGGGATGGCACGACACTCAAAGAACTCACGCATTTGCCAACGGCCTTATTTAGTTTAATATGGATTGCCATTAATCTATTTACAATTTATCATCTACTACAATCCTATTTTTCATTCTGA
- a CDS encoding metal-dependent transcriptional regulator, whose protein sequence is MLTEEKEDYLKAILTHDGDHSFVSNKTLSQYLTIKPPSVSEMVNRLEKSGYVETKPYKGVKLSKEGLTYTLDIIKRHRLLELFLIKILQYNWEEVHQEAEVLEHKVSHLFVERLDKLLDYPITCPHGGIIPRDNQYKELYTTNLLAFDTGDTVTIKRVRDRTDLLIYLSSKDILIDERIEILSKDDTNKVIIVKKDEQITVLSYDNAAHIYAEI, encoded by the coding sequence ATGCTAACTGAAGAAAAAGAAGACTATTTAAAAGCAATTTTAACGCATGATGGTGACCATTCTTTTGTTTCGAATAAGACGCTATCCCAATATTTAACTATTAAGCCACCATCTGTAAGTGAGATGGTTAATCGTTTGGAGAAGTCAGGGTATGTTGAAACAAAACCATATAAAGGTGTAAAGCTTTCAAAGGAAGGTTTAACATATACATTAGATATCATTAAACGTCATAGATTATTAGAATTATTTTTAATAAAAATTTTGCAATATAATTGGGAAGAGGTACATCAAGAAGCAGAAGTACTGGAACACAAAGTATCTCACTTATTTGTGGAGCGTTTAGATAAGTTATTAGATTATCCAATCACATGTCCACATGGCGGTATTATCCCGAGAGATAATCAATATAAAGAATTATATACAACCAATTTATTAGCTTTTGATACTGGTGATACAGTGACAATCAAACGTGTACGTGATAGAACGGACTTATTAATCTACTTATCAAGTAAAGATATATTGATTGATGAACGTATTGAAATCTTGAGTAAAGATGATACAAATAAAGTTATTATTGTAAAGAAAGATGAGCAAATTACAGTATTAAGTTATGACAATGCCGCGCATATATACGCTGAAATTTAA
- a CDS encoding metal ABC transporter ATP-binding protein encodes MLKVENLNLTLGNKHVLQDINLSIPIQGEIIGIMGPNGAGKSSFIKSLIGEFKPTGSAQLNDDSIQNNLKHVTYIPQKAHIDLDFPINVEHVVLSGAYKDIGWFRWVTPTTKQRLNQLMQTLELEDLRHRQISELSGGQLQRVLVARALMSESTLYLLDEPFVGIDFHSEQIIMHQLRKLKEEGKLLLIVHHDLSKTEEYFDRVILLNRNIRYFGDSITAMQPENLNKTFLNATVQSGTT; translated from the coding sequence ATGTTAAAGGTAGAAAACTTAAATCTTACACTTGGGAATAAACATGTACTTCAAGATATTAATTTATCCATACCTATTCAGGGCGAAATCATAGGTATTATGGGGCCTAATGGTGCCGGAAAATCCTCATTTATTAAATCACTGATTGGTGAATTCAAACCAACAGGTTCTGCTCAGTTAAATGATGATTCCATACAAAATAATTTGAAGCATGTCACTTATATCCCTCAAAAAGCGCACATAGATTTAGATTTTCCTATAAATGTGGAGCATGTAGTCTTATCAGGAGCTTACAAAGATATCGGTTGGTTTAGGTGGGTGACGCCAACTACGAAACAGCGCTTAAATCAATTAATGCAAACTTTGGAATTAGAAGACTTGCGTCACCGTCAAATTTCAGAATTAAGTGGCGGTCAATTACAACGTGTACTTGTAGCACGTGCTTTAATGTCTGAAAGTACCTTGTACTTATTAGATGAACCTTTTGTAGGGATTGATTTCCATAGTGAACAAATCATTATGCATCAATTACGCAAGTTAAAAGAGGAAGGCAAATTATTACTCATTGTCCATCATGATCTATCTAAAACCGAAGAATACTTTGATCGTGTCATTCTATTAAATAGAAATATTCGCTATTTTGGGGATAGCATTACCGCTATGCAACCAGAAAATCTAAACAAAACGTTTTTAAATGCCACAGTACAAAGCGGAACGACTTAA
- a CDS encoding metal ABC transporter permease, with translation MMEFLQHLLDYKFLSNALIISIVVGIVCGTVGCLIVLRGLSLMGDAMSHAVLPGVALSFLFGIPMFIGALITGMIASIFIGFITKNSKTKPDAAIGISFTAFLATGVILISLINSTTDLYHILFGNLLAVTQSTFWSTIIVGIIVMVLIIIFYRPLMVSTFDPVFSRMSGLNTTVFHYFVMLLLSLVTVASIQTVGIILVVALLITPASAAFLIAKKLHTMMIISSIISTISAIVGLYISYVYNIPSGATIVFCAFIIYVAIFILNKFNIFNKKGQQI, from the coding sequence ATTATGGAATTTTTACAGCATTTGCTAGACTATAAATTTTTGAGCAACGCCCTAATCATTTCAATTGTTGTTGGGATTGTATGTGGTACTGTTGGCTGTCTTATTGTTTTAAGGGGACTTTCACTTATGGGTGATGCAATGAGTCATGCCGTATTACCTGGTGTTGCATTATCATTTTTATTTGGCATACCAATGTTTATTGGTGCATTAATTACAGGTATGATTGCAAGTATTTTCATTGGCTTCATTACTAAAAATAGTAAAACCAAACCAGATGCTGCCATTGGGATTAGTTTTACAGCATTTTTAGCCACAGGTGTTATTTTAATCAGTTTGATTAACAGTACCACTGATTTATATCATATATTATTCGGTAATTTACTTGCTGTTACACAATCTACATTTTGGTCAACTATTATTGTAGGTATCATTGTAATGGTGTTAATCATCATTTTTTATAGACCATTAATGGTATCTACATTTGATCCAGTTTTCAGTAGAATGAGCGGATTAAATACAACTGTATTTCATTATTTTGTAATGTTGTTATTATCTCTCGTAACTGTCGCAAGTATTCAAACCGTTGGCATTATCTTAGTAGTAGCACTATTGATTACACCTGCTTCTGCAGCATTTTTAATCGCCAAAAAATTACATACTATGATGATTATTTCAAGTATTATAAGTACGATTAGTGCAATTGTTGGTTTGTATATTAGTTATGTTTATAACATTCCAAGTGGTGCCACAATTGTATTCT